The Paenibacillus tianjinensis genome has a window encoding:
- a CDS encoding CBS domain-containing protein has translation MSNVMTSEWSTMIRSAPSVPASLTCRETMRVMFQHPESKCIVVCNEGDEPVGLLMCERFFLKAAGRLGADHFYRESITRLMIRSPLIADLSAPAASVLAEAMNRPDLMKNDCIIITSEGKLAGVVYPSDMLCSRQ, from the coding sequence TTGAGCAATGTAATGACCTCTGAATGGTCCACAATGATCCGCAGCGCCCCTTCTGTTCCGGCCTCTCTCACCTGCCGTGAAACGATGCGCGTAATGTTCCAGCACCCGGAATCGAAATGCATCGTTGTCTGCAATGAGGGGGACGAGCCGGTGGGACTGCTGATGTGCGAACGCTTCTTTTTAAAAGCTGCCGGACGCCTGGGTGCAGATCACTTCTACCGGGAATCCATAACCAGGCTGATGATCCGTAGCCCCCTAATTGCCGACTTATCCGCCCCTGCCGCCTCCGTACTGGCTGAAGCCATGAACCGCCCCGATTTGATGAAAAATGATTGCATCATTATAACCTCCGAAGGCAAGCTCGCCGGTGTTGTCTACCCTTCAGACATGCTTTGCTCCCGGCAGTAA
- a CDS encoding DL-endopeptidase inhibitor IseA family protein: protein MNKKWMTGSLALALGLVSAGSGAMGAGADTGSTAIKTVAVSVPGKEGPATINNLTVKSIIPLVVHAKKLYTYASRSGNVYNPETFVYNGTNYRFLSSDLGTKQQLMNYIKRAYTHNAAAFYVQTQFLEYKGRMAQVNADVGNALQYDKATAIMVSKTATTAVFELSVPQPDGQGANEMVVVKLKKVNGYWRIDMSPDTLF from the coding sequence ATGAACAAGAAGTGGATGACAGGTTCGTTGGCCCTGGCACTGGGGCTGGTATCGGCAGGGAGCGGGGCAATGGGAGCTGGGGCGGACACCGGAAGCACGGCTATAAAGACCGTAGCGGTTTCTGTACCGGGTAAAGAGGGCCCGGCCACGATTAACAATCTGACGGTGAAAAGCATTATTCCGCTCGTCGTTCACGCCAAAAAACTGTATACCTACGCCAGCAGAAGCGGTAATGTATACAATCCGGAAACATTCGTATACAACGGTACGAATTACCGTTTCCTTTCCAGCGACCTGGGCACCAAGCAACAACTGATGAATTACATAAAAAGAGCATACACGCACAATGCCGCCGCCTTTTATGTGCAGACACAATTCCTGGAGTATAAGGGAAGAATGGCACAGGTGAATGCCGATGTGGGCAACGCGCTTCAGTATGATAAGGCTACAGCTATTATGGTCTCCAAAACAGCAACCACTGCCGTATTCGAATTGAGTGTGCCACAGCCTGACGGCCAGGGGGCGAATGAAATGGTAGTCGTCAAATTGAAAAAAGTGAACGGCTACTGGAGAATTGATATGTCACCAGATACCTTGTTCTAA
- the pilO gene encoding type 4a pilus biogenesis protein PilO translates to MEQINKYRSPIVLGVLVLFLLLFAFFLFGVKPVNRQIEDQDLQIGQLEQQNGLLKTKIDELKSSSEANQEQEALLAQLPRGDASEQLILDLRTIGSYTNARLKDIGFAIGENNPIQEMTGSADIAFPTVKQLKMTAIVEGEYTSIRNWLTALQLMPRIINVDSFSFQQSEDSAANGESGSIITANISFTAYYEDAPDSPKTEAQVAIK, encoded by the coding sequence ATGGAACAGATCAATAAATATCGTTCACCCATAGTACTCGGGGTACTTGTGCTGTTTCTGCTTCTGTTCGCTTTCTTCTTATTTGGGGTAAAGCCGGTTAATCGCCAGATTGAGGATCAGGATCTGCAGATTGGACAGCTAGAACAGCAAAACGGGCTGTTGAAAACGAAGATTGACGAGTTGAAGAGTTCATCTGAAGCAAATCAGGAACAAGAAGCTCTGCTGGCACAGCTTCCGCGCGGCGACGCCAGCGAACAGCTTATACTTGATCTGCGGACGATCGGCAGTTATACGAATGCAAGGCTTAAAGATATTGGCTTCGCCATTGGTGAGAATAATCCCATTCAGGAAATGACGGGCTCGGCCGATATTGCTTTCCCTACGGTCAAGCAGCTGAAAATGACAGCAATCGTGGAAGGGGAGTATACCAGTATCCGGAACTGGTTGACTGCGCTGCAGCTTATGCCGCGTATCATCAATGTGGATTCTTTTAGCTTCCAGCAGTCGGAGGATTCGGCTGCAAATGGGGAGTCCGGAAGCATTATTACAGCTAATATCTCGTTCACAGCTTATTATGAGGATGCGCCGGATTCCCCGAAGACAGAGGCACAAGTTGCCATTAAGTAA
- the pilM gene encoding pilus assembly protein PilM — protein sequence MLVLGQQAIGISIEESAVRYISLKKNKTWEVRKKGTLALPSGMIVENRVADSEALLGALKPWVKQQGLKGARVSLAIPPAQIIIRKMSIPSTNEKELEQLVKLEVETGLHLPFENPVYDYVTTGVDEDQSQLLVFAAPRQSIQDYIDVLEAAGLRVLSVEISATALARNITAGHGEVFNETMLIHLEQSMLDIYMYRDGNPVFSRTINVADLHQNRVEAPKGPEITAYVAEAAASLEIPEEVLSPEQMVEITAEISRMLNFYQYSLHDGSTRISNVLITGTPGIRRQLHTELRQSLSEQEIIPVNLDQLEADTGQDPELNNYRVATGAAFGHRIRHIDLLPREDREAVLFPYVVIALVGLWLLGTLGIGIYFASGKGELSDQKQQLQGLQDRSAMLQRELTQLNNGGSAKLDRKAAIDEIMKYKLNIVSVLNELAEGLPQGSALRNINYTYLTSIDLTVNVPGMEQASEYLVKLRQMSFTVDASIEKLSEGEADSGSAASLAGAYTAIYKVSLKEDNQGTATQNNEEGAAENGTDQ from the coding sequence ATGCTTGTACTAGGTCAACAGGCGATTGGGATTTCGATTGAAGAATCTGCGGTTCGCTACATCAGCTTAAAGAAAAACAAGACCTGGGAGGTCCGCAAAAAAGGGACGCTTGCCCTGCCTTCCGGAATGATCGTGGAGAACCGGGTCGCAGACAGCGAGGCACTGCTTGGTGCCCTCAAGCCTTGGGTGAAGCAGCAAGGACTGAAGGGAGCCAGGGTATCCTTAGCCATCCCGCCGGCACAAATCATTATCCGCAAGATGAGCATCCCGAGCACGAACGAAAAAGAGCTGGAACAACTCGTGAAGCTGGAGGTCGAAACCGGCCTTCATCTGCCTTTTGAGAATCCCGTTTATGATTATGTGACAACAGGGGTGGACGAAGATCAGAGTCAGTTGCTCGTTTTTGCCGCACCCCGGCAGTCCATTCAGGACTACATTGATGTATTGGAAGCTGCAGGACTGCGGGTCCTAAGTGTTGAAATATCTGCCACTGCCCTTGCCCGTAACATTACTGCCGGTCACGGAGAAGTGTTTAACGAGACGATGCTGATCCATCTGGAGCAGTCCATGCTGGACATTTATATGTACCGGGACGGAAACCCCGTATTTAGCCGGACGATTAACGTAGCAGATTTACATCAGAACAGAGTGGAAGCACCTAAGGGGCCTGAGATCACAGCGTATGTCGCGGAAGCGGCCGCCTCTTTGGAAATACCAGAGGAAGTGCTGTCACCTGAGCAAATGGTCGAGATCACTGCCGAGATATCCCGGATGCTGAATTTCTATCAATACAGCTTGCATGATGGGAGCACCCGAATCAGCAATGTGCTGATTACAGGGACACCGGGCATACGGAGACAGCTTCACACAGAACTGCGTCAGTCACTGTCCGAACAGGAGATTATCCCGGTCAATCTGGATCAGCTGGAAGCCGATACAGGGCAGGACCCGGAGCTGAACAACTACCGTGTCGCTACTGGAGCCGCCTTCGGCCATCGTATCCGTCATATTGATCTCTTGCCCCGCGAAGATAGGGAGGCTGTGTTATTCCCTTATGTGGTAATCGCGCTTGTAGGACTTTGGCTGCTTGGCACACTGGGGATCGGCATTTATTTTGCTTCGGGTAAGGGCGAGTTAAGTGACCAGAAGCAGCAGCTGCAGGGACTGCAGGACCGGAGTGCCATGCTGCAACGCGAGTTAACCCAGCTTAATAACGGAGGGTCCGCCAAACTGGACCGCAAGGCAGCAATAGATGAGATTATGAAGTATAAACTAAACATCGTTTCTGTGTTAAATGAACTGGCGGAAGGATTGCCGCAAGGCAGTGCTCTGCGGAATATCAATTATACCTATCTCACCTCGATTGATCTGACCGTGAACGTTCCGGGAATGGAGCAGGCTTCCGAATATCTGGTTAAGCTGCGGCAGATGTCCTTTACTGTGGATGCATCCATCGAGAAATTGTCCGAAGGTGAGGCCGATTCAGGGTCTGCTGCTTCACTGGCCGGAGCCTACACCGCAATATATAAGGTAAGCCTGAAAGAAGACAACCAGGGGACAGCTACACAGAATAATGAAGAGGGAGCTGCAGAGAATGGAACAGATCAATAA
- a CDS encoding prepilin peptidase — protein MTIFIAIYITLLGLVLGSFFNVVALRVPAGESLLHPPSRCPKCNTRLVVRDLFPVFSYLLSGGKCRHCGVKVSLLYPIGEAAAGLLFLWMYLELGLTLKGLVGLLLVSLSVIITVSDLKYMLIPNKVLLFFLPLFLVLVPFMADEPLWVHLLGALSGGGVLLLLALFGGMGMGDVKLFALLGWILGWPNVIVAFLIACALGAAVGGGLQLAGLVQKKQHMPFGPFLAFGTMVALLYGPDIIGFYLTFIG, from the coding sequence ATGACTATATTCATCGCCATTTATATCACGTTGCTCGGGCTGGTACTTGGTTCGTTTTTCAATGTGGTGGCACTGCGGGTACCGGCGGGAGAGTCGCTGCTGCATCCACCGTCACGCTGTCCGAAATGTAATACAAGGCTGGTTGTGCGTGATCTGTTTCCGGTCTTCAGCTATCTGCTGTCCGGCGGCAAGTGCCGTCACTGCGGCGTGAAAGTTTCTCTGCTATATCCGATTGGTGAAGCAGCGGCGGGACTCCTGTTCCTCTGGATGTATCTGGAGCTGGGGCTTACGCTGAAAGGGCTGGTGGGGCTGCTGCTGGTCAGCTTGTCGGTTATTATTACGGTCTCAGATCTGAAATACATGCTGATCCCGAATAAGGTGCTGTTGTTTTTCCTGCCGCTCTTTCTGGTACTGGTTCCCTTTATGGCGGATGAGCCGCTCTGGGTTCATCTGCTTGGTGCGCTGAGCGGCGGTGGCGTTCTTTTGTTGCTGGCGCTGTTTGGCGGTATGGGAATGGGGGATGTCAAGCTGTTTGCGCTGCTGGGCTGGATTCTCGGCTGGCCGAATGTCATTGTGGCCTTTCTTATTGCCTGTGCGCTTGGTGCAGCAGTTGGCGGAGGCTTGCAGCTTGCAGGGCTTGTTCAAAAAAAACAACATATGCCATTCGGGCCTTTTTTGGCATTCGGCACAATGGTTGCATTGCTGTATGGCCCGGACATCATTGGTTTTTATCTCACGTTTATCGGTTAG
- a CDS encoding prepilin-type N-terminal cleavage/methylation domain-containing protein: MLKQAIKKRLSKEENQKGFTLIELLAVIVILGIIAVIAVPLIGNVINNSKKDADVATARQIYEAARLYIIGEKGGDFISKTVKIDGDTATPNDDLVTKGYLDEGIVLPSTKAAITAGTVSFDPQGQLSGLTITAGSDKTFTVAEILSAKPAN, from the coding sequence ATGTTGAAACAAGCTATCAAAAAAAGATTGAGCAAGGAAGAGAACCAGAAGGGGTTTACACTGATTGAGCTTTTGGCAGTTATCGTTATTTTGGGGATTATTGCGGTTATTGCAGTTCCTTTGATCGGTAATGTAATTAATAATTCTAAAAAAGATGCTGATGTTGCAACTGCACGACAAATATATGAAGCAGCCCGATTATATATTATTGGTGAAAAAGGTGGCGACTTCATCTCTAAGACAGTAAAAATTGATGGAGATACAGCTACTCCTAATGATGATCTAGTTACAAAGGGTTACTTAGATGAAGGAATAGTATTGCCTAGTACAAAGGCTGCAATTACGGCAGGAACTGTTTCTTTCGACCCTCAAGGTCAACTTTCTGGTCTTACAATAACCGCAGGTAGTGATAAGACTTTTACAGTTGCAGAGATATTGAGTGCAAAGCCTGCTAATTAA
- a CDS encoding type II secretion system F family protein: protein MALFEYQVKTSSGRQIKGKLTASDKPAAMEELRKRGLTVFSLVERKTSIMQMELYIGNPVKTIHFIIYCRQFATLMRAGVSIVDATRILAEQTESKPLRKALQDVGSSLMRGIAFSQAVQDHKKIFPPLFVSMIRAGEESGNMEGTLERLAMFFEKQHTTTEKIKSALTYPITVGVMAIGAVVYLLWAIVPQFVTMFESMNAELPAITKMVLALSKSIQGQWYFWILGVLLVVVAYQVAKRTEKGAYAIDYAKLKLPVFGKLNQKGSIAQFTRTFASLYASSVPILQSLAIVEEVAGNKVIGKFIRSAGDSLRQGKPLSEPLKKAWVFPPLVTQMIAIGEETGALDTMLSKVADFYEMDVENTVDRLKSLLEPLLIAFLAGVVGVIVASIMLPMFSLYGNM from the coding sequence ATGGCATTATTTGAATATCAGGTTAAGACCTCATCGGGCAGGCAGATCAAGGGTAAGTTGACCGCATCGGACAAGCCTGCGGCCATGGAAGAGCTTCGCAAGCGCGGTCTGACCGTATTTTCGCTGGTAGAACGCAAGACCTCGATTATGCAAATGGAGCTTTATATCGGGAATCCGGTCAAGACGATTCATTTCATCATCTACTGCCGCCAGTTCGCCACCCTTATGCGTGCGGGGGTCTCGATTGTAGACGCAACCCGGATTTTGGCAGAACAGACCGAGAGCAAACCGCTCCGTAAAGCGCTGCAGGATGTCGGCTCAAGCCTGATGCGCGGAATAGCATTTTCTCAGGCTGTGCAAGATCATAAGAAAATTTTCCCGCCGCTATTTGTCAGCATGATCCGCGCAGGAGAAGAGTCAGGGAATATGGAGGGCACGCTGGAGCGTCTGGCAATGTTCTTTGAGAAGCAGCATACAACGACCGAAAAAATCAAATCCGCGCTGACCTATCCGATCACCGTCGGAGTGATGGCTATCGGAGCGGTGGTCTATCTGCTGTGGGCAATCGTTCCGCAGTTCGTCACGATGTTCGAGTCGATGAATGCGGAGCTGCCGGCCATTACGAAGATGGTACTGGCACTTAGCAAAAGCATCCAGGGACAGTGGTATTTCTGGATTCTCGGCGTATTGCTGGTAGTGGTAGCGTATCAGGTAGCCAAGCGGACTGAGAAGGGCGCTTATGCAATTGATTATGCCAAGCTGAAGCTGCCGGTGTTCGGTAAGCTGAACCAGAAAGGCTCTATCGCCCAGTTCACCCGTACCTTCGCTTCGCTATATGCCAGCTCCGTCCCTATCCTGCAATCACTGGCGATTGTAGAGGAGGTGGCGGGCAACAAAGTGATCGGGAAGTTTATCCGCAGTGCAGGGGATTCCCTGCGGCAGGGTAAACCGCTGTCTGAGCCGCTTAAGAAGGCATGGGTCTTCCCGCCGCTTGTTACCCAGATGATTGCCATCGGAGAAGAAACCGGGGCGCTGGATACGATGCTGTCCAAGGTCGCTGATTTCTACGAGATGGATGTAGAGAACACGGTCGACCGTCTGAAATCACTGCTTGAGCCGCTGCTGATTGCCTTTTTGGCCGGTGTAGTAGGGGTTATAGTGGCAAGCATTATGCTGCCGATGTTCAGTCTGTACGGTAATATGTGA